From Demequina lutea, a single genomic window includes:
- a CDS encoding rhamnulokinase codes for MSVVTVAAVDLGATSGRVMVGRVGDGILSLQEAARFANGPVATPDGLHWNIQQLYSDVLAGLREAATRASIASIGIDSWAVDYALLRGDRVLGQPFHYRDERTARGVETVHAQVPFADLYSHNGLQFLPFNTLYQLAVERDTGMLDVADRVLLVPDLMAWYLTGEKVAESTNASTTGLLDVTTHGWNGELMDRLHLQRTLFPSLVQPGDRIGSLLTHVAVQTGLHASTPVIAVGSHDTASAVVATPMTEPGGAYISCGTWGLVGVETESPVLTVAAREANFTNEGGVDGRTRFLHNVMGLWLLNETVAAWILEDGGPFNLSALLDAAAAVEDAVPVFDANDSRFVAPGDMSGRIALWCTEHGVWAPTSRAHITRSIVESLAAAFASAIRNAGELSGQEVRRIHIVGGGAQNPLLCQRTADRAGLPVIAGPIEATAIGNVLVQGRALGATEGSLESLRDLVARTFNPRVFQPKGH; via the coding sequence ATGAGTGTCGTCACCGTCGCAGCTGTCGACCTGGGAGCGACCTCCGGTCGCGTCATGGTCGGCCGCGTTGGCGACGGCATCCTCAGTCTCCAAGAGGCGGCACGATTCGCCAACGGACCAGTGGCGACCCCCGACGGTCTGCACTGGAACATTCAGCAGTTGTACTCAGACGTCCTCGCCGGGCTGCGCGAGGCAGCGACACGCGCATCCATCGCGTCGATCGGAATCGATTCGTGGGCGGTGGACTACGCGCTACTCCGTGGCGATCGCGTGCTCGGCCAACCTTTCCACTATCGCGACGAGCGGACCGCACGCGGCGTGGAGACGGTGCACGCTCAGGTGCCCTTCGCCGACTTGTACTCACACAACGGCCTCCAATTCCTGCCGTTTAACACCCTGTACCAGTTGGCCGTTGAACGCGATACGGGCATGCTCGACGTTGCGGACCGTGTCCTTCTCGTGCCCGATCTCATGGCCTGGTACCTCACAGGCGAGAAGGTCGCGGAGTCCACGAACGCCTCGACGACCGGCTTGCTCGACGTGACGACTCATGGCTGGAACGGCGAGCTCATGGATCGACTTCACCTGCAACGCACGCTGTTCCCTAGTCTCGTCCAGCCCGGAGACCGCATCGGCTCGCTACTCACCCACGTCGCCGTCCAGACCGGCCTGCACGCCAGCACTCCAGTCATCGCCGTGGGCTCGCACGACACGGCGTCCGCGGTCGTGGCCACGCCCATGACCGAACCGGGTGGGGCGTACATCTCTTGCGGCACGTGGGGACTTGTCGGCGTCGAGACCGAGAGCCCCGTTCTGACAGTGGCCGCGCGCGAGGCCAACTTCACCAACGAGGGCGGCGTCGACGGTCGCACTCGCTTCTTGCACAACGTCATGGGTCTGTGGCTGCTCAATGAGACGGTCGCCGCCTGGATTTTGGAGGATGGCGGTCCCTTCAACCTGAGCGCTCTTCTGGATGCCGCGGCAGCGGTCGAAGACGCGGTCCCCGTGTTCGATGCGAACGATTCCCGGTTCGTGGCTCCCGGTGACATGTCCGGGCGGATCGCCCTGTGGTGCACCGAGCACGGCGTTTGGGCGCCAACCAGCCGCGCGCACATCACCAGAAGCATCGTCGAAAGCCTCGCGGCGGCATTCGCAAGCGCGATACGCAACGCGGGCGAGCTCAGCGGCCAGGAGGTACGCCGCATCCACATCGTGGGCGGCGGCGCCCAGAACCCGCTGCTGTGCCAGCGCACGGCGGACCGCGCCGGCCTGCCCGTCATCGCCGGGCCCATCGAGGCCACGGCGATCGGCAATGTCTTGGTGCAAGGTCGGGCATTGGGCGCGACCGAAGGCTCGCTCGAGTCACTGCGCGACCTGGTCGCACGTACGTTCAATCCGCGGGTGTTCCAACCGAAAGGGCATTGA
- a CDS encoding alpha-hydroxy acid oxidase translates to MKRKLLRPADLAPLIHFKKLELNGRARRLSGAHTIADLREIAKRRTPKGAFDYTDGAAEAELSLGRARRAFREIEFHPAILRDVSRVDTSVEILGGRSALPFGIAPTGFTRMMQAEGERAGASAAGAAGIPFSLSTLGTESPEVVREANPDGRCWFQLYMQKDRDKSMQLVERAAAVGFDTLLVTVDVPVAGARLRDNYNGFTIPPQLTPKTVLNVIPKPEWWFNFLTTEPLTFASLSEWKGTIGELLDTLFDPTVDFDDLEWIRDQWPGKVVVKGIQTLADAKRVVDLGVDGIVLSNHGGRQLDRAPVPFHLLPTVAAELKGKTEIILDTGIMSGADMVAALALGADFTLVGRAYLYGLMAGGREGVDRAIEILRSETVRTMKLLGVSSVSELNPDHVTQLRRLVPVPGPRAIASGASTAPKARHAPSR, encoded by the coding sequence ATGAAACGCAAACTCCTGCGGCCGGCGGACCTTGCCCCGCTCATCCACTTCAAGAAGCTCGAGCTAAACGGCCGCGCGCGGCGCCTGTCGGGGGCGCACACCATCGCCGACCTTCGCGAGATCGCGAAGCGGCGCACCCCTAAGGGGGCGTTCGATTACACCGACGGCGCGGCCGAGGCGGAGCTTTCATTGGGGCGCGCGCGCCGCGCATTCCGTGAGATCGAGTTCCATCCGGCCATCCTGCGCGACGTCTCTCGCGTCGATACTTCCGTCGAGATCTTGGGCGGAAGGTCCGCCCTTCCTTTTGGCATTGCACCCACGGGGTTCACGCGCATGATGCAGGCAGAGGGCGAGCGGGCGGGCGCCTCCGCCGCCGGCGCCGCGGGCATCCCGTTCTCGCTGTCGACGTTGGGCACCGAGTCTCCCGAGGTAGTCCGTGAGGCAAACCCCGACGGACGTTGCTGGTTCCAGCTCTACATGCAGAAGGATCGCGACAAGTCGATGCAGTTGGTCGAGCGCGCGGCCGCCGTGGGCTTCGACACTCTTCTCGTCACCGTCGATGTGCCCGTCGCCGGTGCACGCCTGCGGGACAACTACAACGGCTTCACAATTCCCCCTCAGTTGACGCCCAAGACGGTGTTGAACGTGATTCCGAAACCCGAGTGGTGGTTCAACTTCTTGACGACTGAGCCCCTCACATTCGCCTCGCTGAGCGAGTGGAAGGGCACCATCGGCGAACTGCTCGACACGCTCTTCGACCCCACCGTCGACTTCGACGACCTCGAGTGGATTCGCGACCAATGGCCAGGCAAGGTGGTCGTCAAGGGAATCCAAACGCTCGCCGACGCCAAGCGAGTTGTCGATCTGGGCGTCGACGGCATCGTCCTGTCAAACCACGGCGGCCGCCAACTCGACCGCGCGCCGGTTCCGTTCCACCTCCTGCCCACAGTGGCCGCGGAACTCAAGGGCAAGACCGAGATCATTCTTGACACCGGCATCATGTCCGGAGCCGATATGGTGGCGGCCCTGGCGCTTGGCGCCGACTTCACCCTCGTGGGCCGCGCCTACCTGTACGGGCTCATGGCTGGCGGTCGCGAAGGCGTCGACCGCGCGATCGAGATTCTCAGGAGCGAGACTGTGCGCACCATGAAGTTGTTGGGGGTATCCTCCGTTAGCGAGCTCAACCCCGACCACGTGACGCAGTTGCGGCGCCTGGTCCCCGTGCCCGGACCACGCGCGATCGCCTCGGGCGCTTCCACTGCACCGAAGGCGAGGCACGCCCCTTCTCGCTGA
- a CDS encoding ATP-binding protein — protein sequence MRLHSNALSSRILVAVLAIIAVTMAIGLGLYASLARSTADSNARQRASDIAAAVGDMEVVSTALAAGDPQGIIRGVADKVVKDTGAAYVVVIDANGTRYSHPNPALIGKRVEEPVVALDGHIHTGVNNGSLGRSANARAPIRDSSGKPIGEVSVGILATKVTAQLDQALLPAILYTGLALAVGFVASLILARAIKRATFGLEPAEIVALVQEREATLHGIREGVIAFDTQGRVNVLNDEARRLLGIAGATVGQRLDDLVPQGRLHDILSGVVSDADAVAVTDENLLVINRMPVTVAGRETGWVVTIRDRTEMEALLRQLDSVESITNALRAQEHEYSNRLHALSGLLELGEIEEATAYAGQLTAQSAFAAQEMRDRIGPPVVAALLLAKMTVAAERGVEVMLDPESRMLTGARDPTALVTILGNLVDNAVDAVAGGPSDRQPRQVIVHIEESDQVVSISVSDTGPGIPQDQLEQVFVDGYSTKTPRAGLHRGVGLALVHRLVLRAGGSIVVTSQAGARFDVTLPLGGLDGVGGSAPSIGIEPTAFGTGNRRSIL from the coding sequence ATGCGTCTGCACAGTAACGCGCTCTCGTCGCGAATTCTGGTTGCCGTGTTGGCAATCATCGCCGTCACGATGGCGATCGGGTTGGGGCTTTATGCTTCCCTGGCCAGGTCGACCGCCGACAGCAACGCAAGGCAGCGCGCGTCGGACATCGCGGCTGCCGTGGGCGACATGGAGGTGGTATCGACCGCGCTGGCCGCCGGAGACCCCCAAGGCATCATCCGTGGAGTTGCAGACAAAGTGGTGAAAGACACCGGCGCCGCGTACGTCGTGGTGATCGACGCAAACGGGACCCGCTACTCCCATCCCAACCCGGCGCTGATCGGAAAGCGGGTCGAGGAGCCGGTCGTTGCCCTCGACGGTCACATCCACACGGGAGTGAACAATGGCAGCCTCGGCCGGTCGGCGAACGCGCGCGCCCCGATCCGCGACAGCAGCGGAAAGCCCATCGGTGAGGTCTCGGTCGGGATCCTCGCGACCAAGGTGACGGCGCAGTTGGATCAGGCGCTGTTGCCCGCGATCCTCTACACCGGGTTGGCGCTGGCGGTGGGCTTCGTGGCGTCCCTGATCCTGGCACGGGCGATCAAACGGGCGACGTTCGGCCTCGAGCCAGCCGAGATCGTAGCCCTAGTCCAGGAGCGCGAAGCGACCCTGCACGGCATCCGCGAGGGCGTCATCGCTTTCGATACGCAGGGTCGAGTCAACGTGCTCAACGACGAAGCACGAAGGCTTCTCGGGATTGCCGGCGCCACGGTGGGGCAGCGACTCGACGATCTCGTGCCGCAGGGCCGGCTGCACGACATCCTTTCCGGAGTGGTGTCGGACGCCGACGCCGTGGCGGTCACCGACGAGAATCTGCTGGTGATTAATCGGATGCCGGTGACGGTGGCTGGGCGCGAGACGGGATGGGTGGTGACCATCAGGGACCGCACCGAGATGGAGGCACTGTTGAGACAGCTGGACTCGGTGGAGAGCATCACGAACGCGCTACGAGCCCAGGAACACGAGTACTCCAACCGCCTGCACGCGCTGTCCGGGCTGCTCGAACTGGGCGAGATCGAAGAGGCCACGGCGTACGCGGGTCAGTTGACCGCCCAGTCAGCCTTCGCGGCCCAAGAGATGCGGGACCGCATCGGCCCACCCGTAGTGGCCGCCCTCCTGCTTGCAAAGATGACCGTGGCTGCCGAACGGGGGGTCGAAGTGATGCTGGACCCCGAGAGTCGAATGCTCACAGGGGCCCGTGACCCCACCGCGCTGGTGACCATTTTGGGCAACCTCGTCGACAATGCCGTGGACGCGGTGGCAGGAGGCCCGAGTGACCGCCAACCTCGCCAGGTCATCGTGCACATCGAGGAATCCGACCAGGTAGTCAGTATTTCGGTGTCCGACACCGGGCCCGGCATTCCCCAAGATCAACTCGAGCAGGTCTTTGTCGACGGCTACTCGACGAAGACGCCAAGGGCGGGCCTGCATCGGGGCGTAGGACTCGCGTTGGTCCACCGCCTGGTTCTGCGCGCTGGGGGCTCGATAGTCGTCACCTCACAGGCTGGAGCACGGTTCGATGTCACGCTTCCGTTGGGCGGGCTGGACGGCGTGGGTGGATCGGCACCTTCGATAGGAATCGAACCGACGGCCTTCGGTACCGGAAACCGGCGCTCGATCCTCTGA
- a CDS encoding ABC transporter substrate-binding protein → MKHKIYAVAATGAIALTLAACSTNSPAASTSAPGASASSTATSTAMPTVKMMVGGIDKQIYLPYQLAESLGFYKKYGVNVELSTETKGGVGAEDAMASGSVDMAGAWYVHTIDFQSKGKDVINIIQLSGAPGEREMCATKSGVHAPADFKGKTMGVTDLGSGTDELTQFIASQGGVTRNDYTTQAVGAGATAIAAIQQGAVDCVMTTQPTVGALTDKGLAYSAIDLATADGAKATLGGDWPAAGLLAQADWVNSHEDAVQKVVDALVDTMHWIDTHTATDIANALPADFVENSTISKDKYIAGLTTDKGQFLPDGIMPAGGPKVIFAMEKANGVDTSKVTIANTFTNKYAIAANKLEGYTTTTTPAGADG, encoded by the coding sequence ATGAAGCACAAGATCTACGCGGTAGCCGCTACCGGAGCGATTGCGCTCACCCTCGCGGCCTGTAGCACCAACTCACCCGCCGCCAGCACTAGCGCCCCAGGGGCCAGCGCGAGTTCAACCGCCACTTCCACCGCGATGCCCACGGTCAAGATGATGGTGGGAGGCATCGACAAGCAGATCTACCTGCCGTATCAGCTCGCCGAAAGTCTGGGCTTCTACAAGAAGTACGGAGTCAACGTCGAACTCTCTACCGAAACGAAGGGCGGCGTCGGAGCGGAAGACGCGATGGCCTCCGGCAGCGTCGACATGGCTGGCGCTTGGTACGTCCACACCATCGACTTCCAGTCCAAGGGCAAGGACGTGATCAACATCATTCAGCTCTCTGGAGCTCCGGGCGAACGAGAGATGTGCGCCACCAAGAGTGGTGTTCATGCGCCAGCCGACTTCAAGGGCAAGACCATGGGCGTCACGGACCTTGGTTCCGGAACCGACGAACTGACCCAGTTCATCGCCTCCCAAGGTGGCGTCACCAGGAACGACTACACGACCCAGGCGGTGGGTGCCGGTGCGACCGCAATCGCCGCAATCCAGCAGGGTGCCGTGGACTGTGTGATGACCACCCAACCCACCGTCGGTGCTCTGACCGACAAGGGTCTGGCCTATAGCGCCATTGATCTGGCCACCGCGGACGGTGCCAAGGCCACCCTCGGAGGTGACTGGCCCGCGGCCGGCCTGCTCGCTCAAGCGGACTGGGTGAACTCCCACGAGGATGCCGTCCAGAAGGTGGTAGACGCGTTGGTCGACACCATGCACTGGATCGACACCCACACGGCAACGGACATCGCCAACGCGCTGCCGGCCGACTTTGTCGAGAACAGCACCATTAGCAAGGACAAGTACATTGCCGGGCTCACCACGGACAAGGGTCAGTTCCTGCCTGACGGCATCATGCCAGCCGGTGGACCGAAGGTGATCTTCGCCATGGAGAAGGCAAATGGTGTCGACACCTCCAAGGTCACCATCGCCAACACCTTCACCAACAAGTACGCCATCGCCGCGAACAAGCTCGAGGGCTACACCACCACGACGACGCCTGCAGGCGCCGACGGATGA
- a CDS encoding ABC transporter permease, which translates to MTTTMLKDSLAQEEAAELRFSARRAMKRRATSIWLGRIGFAVFMIGGWQWFTTEGWVDKFFFGQPTEVWNSLFRLFTKGTVFGSIWLNLRITMEEALYGFALGTVVGVVLGILLGSNKYLSAVAGPYIRMLNAIPRIVLGSIFFVAFGFGIFPKVLLAAVLVFFVVFFNAFQGVREVDPNLVANVRVLGASPLQVAAHVTIPSAMTWIIASLHTAFGFAIVGALVAEVLGAQHGIGLLITEAQNTFDPNTVFACMVIIAVVTLVAEYLITLLERSLPKWRPPNRSEAHAI; encoded by the coding sequence ATGACTACCACCATGCTCAAAGACTCTCTCGCCCAGGAGGAGGCGGCTGAACTTCGGTTCTCTGCTCGGCGTGCCATGAAGAGGCGCGCGACATCGATCTGGCTTGGCCGGATCGGCTTCGCGGTGTTCATGATCGGGGGCTGGCAATGGTTCACCACTGAAGGGTGGGTCGACAAGTTCTTCTTCGGCCAGCCCACCGAAGTCTGGAACAGCTTGTTCCGGCTCTTCACCAAGGGCACGGTATTCGGCAGCATCTGGCTCAACCTCCGGATCACCATGGAAGAGGCGCTCTACGGCTTCGCTTTGGGCACGGTCGTGGGCGTCGTCCTTGGCATCCTCTTGGGTTCCAATAAGTACTTGTCTGCAGTCGCCGGCCCCTACATCCGCATGTTGAACGCCATCCCCCGCATCGTGCTTGGGTCGATCTTCTTCGTGGCATTCGGGTTCGGGATATTCCCCAAGGTGCTACTCGCGGCGGTGCTGGTCTTCTTTGTGGTCTTCTTCAACGCCTTCCAGGGCGTTCGAGAGGTAGACCCGAATCTGGTCGCGAACGTGCGCGTCTTGGGTGCATCGCCGCTTCAGGTCGCCGCCCATGTGACCATCCCCTCCGCGATGACATGGATCATCGCGAGCCTGCACACGGCATTCGGCTTCGCGATCGTCGGCGCGCTCGTCGCAGAGGTGCTCGGTGCCCAGCATGGAATCGGGCTGCTCATCACCGAGGCGCAGAACACGTTTGATCCCAACACCGTCTTTGCCTGCATGGTGATCATCGCTGTGGTCACTCTCGTGGCGGAGTACCTCATCACGTTGCTGGAGCGTTCGCTCCCGAAGTGGCGCCCACCGAACCGCTCCGAGGCCCACGCGATCTGA
- a CDS encoding ABC transporter ATP-binding protein: MDAHFAHRPPADRVRVDEAAGIDIRGLTKRYLTPKGETFTAIQDVTLTVEPGQFCAIVGPTGCGKSTTLAQISGLERPSAGSVRVRDQIVDGVTSGVSYMFQADALFPWKTVLDNVSIGPVLLGTPKREATTLAMDWLRRVGLTGFEDRFPHQLSGGMRKRVAMAAALINNPRILLMDEPFGALDVQTKAIMQNELLHLWEELRPSVLFITHDLDEAVALSDRVVIMTSSPGTIKDVFDIDLPRPRGNVQQIRHEKRFLEIQSRIWESLKDEVTRAYEQTAGSAA; this comes from the coding sequence ATGGATGCTCATTTTGCGCACCGGCCGCCCGCTGACCGCGTGAGAGTCGACGAAGCGGCAGGAATCGACATTCGCGGCCTGACGAAGCGGTACCTCACGCCGAAGGGCGAGACGTTCACTGCTATCCAGGATGTGACGCTCACCGTCGAACCCGGCCAGTTCTGCGCCATCGTCGGGCCGACCGGCTGCGGAAAGTCCACGACGCTGGCGCAGATCTCCGGTTTGGAGCGGCCAAGCGCCGGCTCGGTGAGAGTCCGCGATCAGATCGTCGATGGCGTCACCAGCGGCGTCAGTTACATGTTTCAGGCGGATGCGCTCTTCCCCTGGAAGACCGTCCTCGACAATGTGTCGATCGGCCCCGTGCTTCTCGGCACGCCCAAGCGAGAAGCCACCACGCTCGCCATGGATTGGCTGCGCCGTGTTGGCCTGACCGGCTTCGAGGACCGCTTCCCGCACCAGCTGTCCGGCGGCATGCGCAAACGCGTCGCCATGGCAGCGGCACTGATCAACAATCCAAGAATCTTGTTGATGGACGAGCCGTTTGGCGCTCTCGACGTGCAAACCAAGGCCATCATGCAGAACGAACTGCTCCACCTCTGGGAGGAGCTGCGTCCATCTGTCTTGTTCATCACGCATGATCTCGACGAGGCGGTGGCGCTCTCCGATCGGGTAGTCATCATGACGAGCAGCCCTGGCACGATCAAGGACGTCTTCGATATCGACCTTCCCAGGCCGCGTGGCAACGTCCAGCAGATCCGTCATGAGAAGCGCTTCCTAGAGATACAGAGCCGGATATGGGAGTCCCTGAAGGACGAGGTCACCCGTGCCTATGAGCAAACTGCAGGTTCAGCAGCATGA
- a CDS encoding response regulator, whose product MTIGPGAASGSGKRAQALIKTLVIDDDFRVAGIHAAHVAKVDGFECVGQAYNAATAREAIARLDPDLLLLDVHLPDEDGLSLLRSLQAAGTQVDCIIITAAQDVATVKSAMTSGAVYYLVKPFSFDRLRTQLEAYRTWRQELASASTANQATVDSLYNSRSVGISPATLTPRLQPTMQKVLNAVRTAGGPVGAAEIADQLGVSRPTAQRYLGALERRGLLILDLTYGGTGRPLNTYTLP is encoded by the coding sequence GTGACTATCGGACCAGGCGCCGCGAGCGGCTCAGGTAAGCGCGCGCAGGCGTTGATCAAGACACTGGTGATTGACGACGATTTCAGGGTCGCCGGAATTCACGCGGCCCACGTGGCTAAGGTCGACGGCTTTGAATGCGTGGGCCAGGCATACAACGCCGCAACCGCGCGGGAGGCAATCGCTCGTCTGGACCCTGACCTGCTCCTGCTGGATGTGCACCTCCCAGACGAAGATGGGCTCTCCCTGCTGCGATCCCTGCAGGCGGCGGGAACCCAGGTTGATTGCATCATCATCACTGCCGCCCAGGACGTGGCCACCGTCAAGTCGGCGATGACCAGCGGAGCGGTCTATTACCTCGTGAAGCCATTTAGCTTCGACCGGCTCCGAACACAGTTGGAGGCGTACCGGACGTGGCGTCAGGAGTTGGCATCCGCCTCAACCGCAAACCAGGCAACCGTGGACAGCCTCTACAACTCTCGCTCGGTTGGGATCAGCCCCGCCACCCTGACACCACGCCTGCAGCCCACCATGCAGAAGGTGCTCAACGCCGTCCGCACCGCCGGTGGTCCGGTCGGCGCGGCGGAGATCGCTGACCAACTCGGCGTCAGCCGCCCGACGGCCCAGCGCTACCTCGGCGCACTGGAGCGTCGGGGCCTGCTCATCCTGGACCTCACGTACGGCGGCACCGGCCGGCCGCTGAACACATACACCTTGCCGTAG
- a CDS encoding class II aldolase/adducin family protein → MATDQPRPTIDELIAQMGESGARICDIDASEAGAGNISLYIGWDIEVRRHFPNAEEMTLPDPAPALAGGTLLVTGSGRRLRQIKDEPLSAIGAVRVHADGVTGTLYTSNTRRFARLTSEFNSHLAVHQDQVARRGIDFHAVVHAQPPHLTYLSHIPAYRDTARINAAILRWEPETIVSLSQGIGVLEFMIPGSVEMGLANVAGLREHEIVLWSKHGTMSRSDVSVYRAVDRVEYAETAAHYEYMDIVAGGRAEGLSKAEIRSVADEFGIVSPWL, encoded by the coding sequence ATGGCCACCGACCAGCCCCGCCCCACCATCGACGAGCTCATCGCCCAGATGGGCGAATCGGGTGCCCGCATCTGCGACATCGACGCCTCCGAGGCCGGAGCGGGCAACATCTCGCTCTACATCGGCTGGGATATCGAGGTCCGCCGCCACTTCCCGAACGCCGAGGAGATGACCCTCCCCGATCCCGCACCCGCGCTCGCAGGCGGAACCCTGCTTGTCACCGGTTCCGGCCGTCGTCTTCGCCAGATCAAGGACGAACCCCTGTCCGCCATCGGAGCCGTGCGCGTGCACGCCGATGGCGTCACGGGCACTCTGTACACGTCGAACACCCGCCGATTCGCAAGGCTCACGTCCGAGTTCAACTCGCACCTCGCCGTGCACCAGGACCAGGTGGCGCGCCGTGGTATCGACTTTCACGCCGTGGTTCACGCCCAGCCGCCGCACCTGACGTATCTCAGCCACATCCCCGCCTACCGCGACACGGCCCGCATAAACGCCGCGATCCTGCGCTGGGAGCCGGAGACCATCGTGAGTCTTTCGCAAGGCATCGGAGTACTCGAATTTATGATCCCCGGCTCTGTCGAGATGGGTCTGGCCAATGTCGCGGGGCTCCGTGAGCACGAGATCGTCCTGTGGAGCAAGCACGGCACCATGTCCCGCTCGGATGTCTCCGTGTATCGCGCCGTCGACCGCGTCGAGTATGCGGAAACCGCCGCGCATTACGAGTACATGGATATCGTTGCAGGCGGCCGCGCGGAGGGCCTGTCCAAGGCCGAGATCCGCTCCGTCGCCGACGAGTTCGGCATCGTTTCGCCCTGGCTCTAG
- the lysA gene encoding diaminopimelate decarboxylase, translating into MPVWSATVVRTDDGALGVGGCDVRALAAEYGTPVYVVDEADFRARAAGFRDHFAAAFGRHGAHCDVFYASKALLSSQIAGWVLDEGLGIDVASGGELELALRGGAPGARITLHGNNKSDAELIRALEVGVGRIVVDSMTEIGVLDALAAAAGVVAPVLIRVTTGVHAGGHEYIATSHEDQKFGLSLATGAALDALRAVHASPHLELLGIHTHIGSQILSIGAFKDSAERMLRLRADFAAETGFEMPEVDLGGGYAIAYTPESESMDVEKASLEIADVVAQGVDAAGGGWPHISIEPGRGIAGPAGMTLYTVGVTKNVSLEEGGQRQYVAVDGGMSDNMRTITYGAEYTAAIASRVSSAPPVLSRVVGKHCESGDILVRDVQLPSDIARGDLLAVPATGAYGRVMASNYNSVLRPAVVGVRDGKSRVLIRRDTLADLLDWDVL; encoded by the coding sequence GTGCCCGTCTGGTCGGCGACCGTGGTGCGCACCGACGATGGCGCGCTGGGCGTTGGCGGCTGCGACGTGCGGGCGCTTGCCGCCGAGTACGGCACGCCGGTCTACGTCGTCGACGAGGCCGACTTCCGCGCGCGCGCCGCGGGTTTTCGCGACCACTTTGCGGCCGCCTTCGGTCGCCACGGCGCGCACTGCGACGTGTTCTACGCGTCCAAGGCACTGCTGAGTTCGCAGATCGCTGGCTGGGTGCTCGACGAGGGCCTCGGCATCGATGTGGCGAGTGGCGGAGAGCTCGAGCTCGCGTTGCGCGGCGGCGCCCCCGGTGCCCGTATCACGCTGCACGGCAACAACAAGTCCGATGCCGAACTGATCCGTGCGCTCGAGGTGGGCGTCGGCCGCATCGTCGTCGACTCGATGACGGAGATCGGGGTGCTTGACGCGCTCGCCGCCGCCGCCGGTGTGGTCGCTCCCGTGCTGATTCGCGTGACGACGGGCGTGCACGCCGGTGGCCACGAATACATCGCCACCTCGCATGAGGACCAGAAGTTCGGGCTGTCGCTCGCGACCGGCGCGGCGCTCGATGCGCTGCGCGCAGTGCACGCCTCGCCGCACCTTGAGCTGCTCGGGATCCACACGCACATCGGTAGCCAGATCCTGTCGATCGGGGCCTTCAAGGATTCGGCCGAGCGGATGCTGCGCCTGCGCGCCGACTTTGCCGCCGAGACCGGCTTCGAGATGCCCGAGGTGGACCTGGGCGGCGGATACGCGATTGCGTACACGCCCGAGTCGGAGTCGATGGACGTCGAGAAGGCGTCCCTCGAGATCGCCGACGTCGTGGCGCAGGGCGTCGACGCGGCGGGCGGCGGCTGGCCGCACATCTCAATCGAGCCGGGAAGGGGTATTGCCGGGCCCGCGGGCATGACGCTCTACACCGTCGGCGTCACCAAGAACGTGTCGCTCGAAGAGGGCGGCCAGCGGCAGTACGTCGCGGTCGACGGCGGCATGAGCGACAACATGCGCACCATCACGTATGGCGCGGAGTACACCGCGGCGATCGCGTCGCGGGTGTCGTCGGCGCCGCCCGTGCTGTCCCGCGTCGTGGGAAAGCACTGCGAGTCGGGCGACATCCTCGTGCGCGACGTTCAGTTGCCATCCGACATCGCGCGCGGGGACCTGCTCGCGGTGCCCGCGACGGGCGCCTATGGCCGCGTCATGGCGAGCAACTACAACTCGGTGCTCCGGCCCGCGGTCGTTGGGGTGCGGGACGGGAAGTCGCGCGTGTTGATCAGGCGCGATACCTTGGCTGACCTGCTCGATTGGGACGTTCTTTGA